In the genome of Felis catus isolate Fca126 chromosome E1, F.catus_Fca126_mat1.0, whole genome shotgun sequence, the window ATAAAATgcctttatttgttcatttttagtgCCCTTTCTCTGATACAAAATGAGTGCCTTAAAATTAATAGTAAATCCTGTTGTGAATCTTCCCAGACTATGTTCTGTTCCATATCACATTCTTTTGAAGCAGTGattctgaaacttaaaaaaaaaaaaaaaaacaacttagattccttatgctttttttccctttattttcaaatttacatttatttattttgaaagtgagagaaagagcacacagggtgcaagcacaagccggggaggaacagagagaggaagagagagaatcccaagcaggcttcgtgctcagtgcagagcccaacttggggcttgaattcacaaattgtgagctcatgacctgagctgaaaccaagagtcagacactaaactgactgagccacccaggcgcccctagatcccttatgcttttaaaatgcacaaaGAGCTTTTATGGGTTATATCTATACCAAATtgggaattaaaacaaaatttcaaaataagactATACAAGTTCACATGCCTTTTAGCCTTCATAGGCTAAAGGACCACAAGGATGAACGAAAGTGACAAATGTAAATTAACTTGGTCTTATTGGACACCCTTCTGAAAGCTGCCTTAAATGAATATGTATCCTTCTATTTATCTGTTTCTAATGACCTCAAAATGCTTTTGGGAACATTTCATAAAAAGGTAGATAAGTAATATCTCTATTTTACTGGTAGGGAAATGGGAATGGTTGTTACCAATTGAATAATGTAGAGTGATGAACTTTATGGCAGTTGAAGGTCTTAAATTACGCTTGAACACGTAGCAGTTTTTAAATTAGATAcctttcattgtagttttgttaGTAATTATTACAGCATCACTTGTGTAGGAAGTATTACTTAGTGATAGAAAACCATGTTCCAGGCTGACTGGAGTTCAGGTTTCCAGTTATCTGACTTAGGCAAGTTAATTTCTCTGACAGTTTTTTTACCCagatgtaaaatgaagaaaatatatcttAGAGGAGTTAGAAATATTGGTACATAGGTGGTCTAGTTTCATACATTAACAGTATGATCTAATGTCTGGGAATTAATTGTCAAAAGAGATTGAAGACTACTTTAGAAAAAGTTCACAATTGTTAGATTTTTGTTCAGCAGAATGCAGTAGAAACTGCTTGTGACTGCCAGTCGTTTGTGGTTTCATAGAAAGGGATTCTTTAATTTCCCTGAAATACATACAGTTACTGTATCAGTATAACTTGATTTGTGCCCAGAGGGTAGCTCTGATGTTAATTGTAAAGGAATTTTTATAGCAGCCTTGTGAGAACAGTGGGGAAGTTGATTTTGTTAGGTGAGAGATATTATGGCATACTACTTAAGAGGTCTTGTTCTTTCTGACCTCAGACTtcggtttgaatcccagctggtTCAGTTTCTTGCTTGGCAGACTTCTAATCGGTAATATGGGGTGACAAGTGTTCTCATAGttgtgaaataataaacataGTAAAGCTAATGCTCATAGCATagtgtctagcacatagtaaatagTCTTTAAATGTCAGGTAGTACTGTAATTTATGTTTTGTAATTGTAAAtcaaaacctttctttttccccttttctaggCTATGGTGAACTAAATGGTAAtgctggagaaagagaaatatctttaaagaGCCTGGGTTCTGATGAAGCTACCAACCCTATTTCCAGGGTCCTCAATGGCAACCAACAAATTGTAGACACTAATCTGAAGCAGACTGTAAAGGCCAACACCTTTGGGAAAGCAGGAATTAAAACCAGGAATTTCATTCAGAAGAACAGTATGGACAAAAAGAATGGGAAGTCTTACGAAAATAAATCTGGAGAGAACCAGTCTGTAGAGAAGACCGATACTGTAGCAATTCCAAATGGTGTTGTAACAAATAATTCTGGCTATATTACTAATGGTTATATGGGCAAAGGAGCAGATAATGATGGTAGTGGATCTGAGAGCGGATATACCACtcctaaaaaaaggaaagctaggCGCAATAGTGCCAAGGGATGTGAAAACCTTAATTTAGTGCAGGACAAAATAATGCAACAAGAGACCAGTGTCCCAACCTTAAAACAGGGACTTGAAACTTTCAAGCCTGACTACAGTGAACAAAAGGGAAATCGAGTAGATAGTTCGAAGCCCATTTGGAAGTATGAAACTGGGCCTGGAGGAACAAATCGAGGAAAACCTGCTGTGGGTGATATGCTGCGGAAAAGCTCTGATATTAAACCCGGTGTGAGCGGCAAAAAGTTTGATGATCGGCCCAAAGGAAAACACGCTTCTGCTGTTACCTCCAAAGAGGACTCTTGGACCCTATTTAAACCACCCCCAGTTTTTCCAGTGGACAATAGCAGTGCTAAAATAGTTCCTAAAATAAGTTATGCAAGCAAAGTTAAGGAAAACCTCAACAAAACTGTACAGAACTCCTCTGTGTCACCATCTTCATCTTCATCCTCTTCGTCATCTGCTGGGGAAACTCAGACCCAGTCTTCAAGTCGGTTATCCCAGGTCCCAATGTCAGCGCTGAAATCTGTTACTTCGGCCAACTTTTCTAATGGGCCTGTTTTAGCAGGGACTGATGCAAGTGTGTATTCTCCAGGGGGTCAGCCACTGTTAACTACTGCTGCTAATACTCTAACACCCATCTCTTCTGGGACTGATTCAGTTCTCCAGGACATGAGTCTGACTTCAGCAGCTGTTGAACAAATTAAATCTAGCCTTTTCATCTATCCTTCAAATATGCAAACTGTGCTGTTGAGCACAGCACAAGTGGATCTACCCTCTCAGACAGATCAGCAAAACCTGGGGGATATCTTTCAGAATCAGTGGGGTTTATCTTTTATAAATGAGCCCAGTGCTGGCCCTGAGACTGTTATTGGGAAATCATCAGATCATAAAGTGATGGAGGTGACATTTCAAGGGGAATATCCTGCCACTTTGGTTTCACAGGGTGCTGAAATAATCCCCTCAGGAACTGAGCATCCTGTGTTTCCCAAGGCTTATGAGCTGGAAAAACGGACTAGTCCTCAAGTTCTGGGTAGCATTTTAAAATCTGGGACTACTAATGAGAGTGGAGCCTTATCCTTGGAACCCAGTCATATAGGTGATCTGCAAAAAGCAGACACCAGTAGTCAAGGTGCTTTAGTGTTTCTCTCAAAGGACTACGAGATAGAAAATCAAAATCCTCTGGCGTCTCCTACGAACACTTTGTTAGGCTCCGCCAAAGAACAGAGATACCAGAGAGGCCTAGAAAGAAATGATAGCTGGGGTTCTTTTGACCTGAGGGCTGCTATTGTATATCACACTAAAGGTAACTCATTTGTTCCTATATGAAGATTCTTACTGCTcaatttagtatatatttataagctATTGTGTTAAGGGTGCATTTTGGAAATTACTATGAGATTCTTCAAGACTTAGAACTAAATTAAGAATAACCATGGATAAGCAGTTGATaaactattcagggtctttggaaATAGTACTATTTAGAAGGAATGTTCACTTTTTCgacttaaaacatttcttttcatatttacaaGTATAGTTGACTTCCTACCTGTTTCAAATAGTGAAGAGGAATGGGGTGGTGCCTAAAGGGAGGAcattatattttctcttgttatttttaaaacttctttgaaCAGATGTCccctcttttttgctttttatatcaTACACTTCTTTATTAGCTCACTTGATTCTTCTAATTTGTGTAAAATGAGGAGGAGTCCAAAAAGATGGAGTGTCAAACTATTTTTTCTGGGTGCTGAATGGGaactagaaaataatttagaCAACTGCAGTGGCAAGCCCAATGAGCATTGTAGGAACCAGGCTCTTGGGTTCTGTACTTTTCATAGCCCCAAAGCCTATGTTAAGAAAGGAATCCGGTATCTTTCAAGTTCCATGAGAATACGTTTTTTAGAATATGGTTTATTTGTATCTTAAAGATTTGCTGTATGGTATAACTTCTTTAAATCCCTACAGCAAATAATGAGGTTTAATGAATGATGTTTAAAACCTCAGTGCTATTGGGAACACTTCCATCACTCCCTCTTCTAATAGAAATCTATACCCCACGTGTGCAGACACACACCTAATACATGCTGCACATTCCGATTTTTAACAGTGGCTCATTTAGGCAGTG includes:
- the NUFIP2 gene encoding nuclear fragile X mental retardation-interacting protein 2 — encoded protein: MEEKPGQPQPQHHHSHHHPHHHPQQQQQQQQQQQQQQQPHHHHHYYFYNHSHNHHHHHHHQQPHQYLQHGAEGSPKAQPKALKHEQKHALQQHQETPKKKTGYGELNGNAGEREISLKSLGSDEATNPISRVLNGNQQIVDTNLKQTVKANTFGKAGIKTRNFIQKNSMDKKNGKSYENKSGENQSVEKTDTVAIPNGVVTNNSGYITNGYMGKGADNDGSGSESGYTTPKKRKARRNSAKGCENLNLVQDKIMQQETSVPTLKQGLETFKPDYSEQKGNRVDSSKPIWKYETGPGGTNRGKPAVGDMLRKSSDIKPGVSGKKFDDRPKGKHASAVTSKEDSWTLFKPPPVFPVDNSSAKIVPKISYASKVKENLNKTVQNSSVSPSSSSSSSSSAGETQTQSSSRLSQVPMSALKSVTSANFSNGPVLAGTDASVYSPGGQPLLTTAANTLTPISSGTDSVLQDMSLTSAAVEQIKSSLFIYPSNMQTVLLSTAQVDLPSQTDQQNLGDIFQNQWGLSFINEPSAGPETVIGKSSDHKVMEVTFQGEYPATLVSQGAEIIPSGTEHPVFPKAYELEKRTSPQVLGSILKSGTTNESGALSLEPSHIGDLQKADTSSQGALVFLSKDYEIENQNPLASPTNTLLGSAKEQRYQRGLERNDSWGSFDLRAAIVYHTKEMESVWNLQKQDPKRIITYNEAMDSPDQ